Proteins found in one Rhodobacteraceae bacterium D3-12 genomic segment:
- a CDS encoding LysE family translocator has protein sequence MAFETWLWFAIIYAAFSAIPGPSVLAVVGQTLAHGVANGLRCVVGDLAGGVIMVSLGFAGLGAILAASDAGFQAVKWVGTLYLVWLGLHQLWHAGRNKKETPRGFVSGFVIGIVNPKANAFFIAFTAQFIDPALPGLPQFLILGATSMGMAGIVLCCYVAGAGYLRRLLFTAKARKRTDQLGGTVLVGSGVALGLRG, from the coding sequence ATGGCGTTTGAGACCTGGCTGTGGTTTGCGATAATTTACGCCGCGTTTTCAGCCATACCGGGGCCTTCGGTGCTGGCGGTGGTCGGGCAAACGCTGGCGCATGGGGTGGCCAACGGGCTGCGCTGTGTTGTCGGCGATCTGGCGGGGGGCGTGATCATGGTCAGCCTCGGGTTTGCCGGGCTTGGGGCGATCCTTGCGGCGTCTGACGCAGGCTTTCAGGCGGTGAAATGGGTTGGCACGCTTTATCTGGTTTGGCTGGGGCTGCATCAACTCTGGCACGCGGGGCGCAACAAGAAGGAGACGCCGCGCGGCTTTGTTTCGGGCTTTGTGATTGGCATCGTAAACCCCAAGGCCAACGCGTTTTTCATCGCCTTCACGGCGCAGTTTATTGATCCGGCCCTGCCCGGATTGCCGCAGTTCCTGATCCTTGGGGCGACCTCGATGGGGATGGCCGGTATCGTGCTGTGTTGTTATGTGGCGGGGGCCGGGTATCTGCGGCGGTTGTTGTTTACGGCAAAGGCGCGTAAACGCACCGATCAGCTTGGCGGCACTGTGCTCGTCGGCAGCGGGGTTGCGCTTGGTTTGCGCGGCTAG